The Acidobacteriota bacterium genome includes the window CAGATCAACAGTCGCCCCGAGTCACTCGAACGAATACCATTGGGTGACTACGTTGCCTACAAAGGCGGCGACCCCGGCGTGGAGGAAGTCATCATCGGCGGCCCATTCAGCCCGCGCGGCATCGGCTCTTCCCCCAGCCGCGAAAAAATCTTCACCTGCCTGCCGTCGCCGCGCGCGTCACAGAGCCGCGACCGGGAGGGAGCGGGGGTTCCCCCCTCCTCGAACAACGTCCCCTCCGATGAAACCTGCGCCAGGCAAATTCTCTCCACCCTCGCCCGTCGCGCCTATCGCCGACCTCTAACCGCGCAAGATCAGGAAACGCTACTCACGTTCTATCGCACCGGTTCCAAAAAGGCCGATTTCGAAGCCGGCATACAGACGGCCCTCGAACGTATTCTGGTCGGTCCTGAGTTTCTCTTCCGCGTGTATCGCGACCCCGCAGGCATTGCCACCGGTGCAACGTATCGCTTGAGCGACCTCGATCTGGCGTCGCGCCTGTCCTTCTTCCTGTGGTCCAGCATCCCGGATGACACGCTGCTGGCGCTCGCCGAGACCGGGAAGCTCCACGACCCCGCCGTGCTGGAGCAGCAGACCCGCCGCATGTTGGCCGACCGCCGCGCGCGCGCCCTAGTGGACAACTTCGCAGAGTCCTGGCTCTACCTGCGCAACCTGCGCTCCATGAAGCCCGACCCGGACGCCTTCCCCGAGTGGGATGAAAACCTGCGCGAGGCATTTCATAGCGAGACCACTCTGTTCGTCGAGAACTTGATCCGCGAGGATCGCAGCGTACTAGAATTACTCAGCGCGGACTACACATTCTTGAACGACCGCCTCGCGCGCCACTACGGTATCCCCAACGTCTATGGCAGTCACTTTCGCAAAGTGAGTCTGAGTGACTCATTACTCGAGGGGGGGCGCGGCGGCTTACTGGGGCAGGGAAGCATACTCACTGTTACTTCCTACGCCAACCGTACTTCGCCCGTGCTGCGCGGTAAGTGGGTGCTGGAGAATCTGCTCGGCTCTCCGCCACCACCACCTCCCGCCAATGTCCCTTCGCTGGTGGACAAGAGTAAGGATGGCAAACTGCTCACCGTGCGTCAGCGCATGGAGCAGCATCGCGCCAATCCGGCCTGCGCGGGGTGCCACTCGCGCATGGACCCGCTGGGCTTTGCGCTCGAGAATTTCGACGGCCTCGGCAAGTGGCGCACCGTAGACTCCGGCGCGACGATTGACCCCTCGGGCGTGCTGCCGGACGGCTCGAAGTTCGCAGGCCCCGCTGGCTTGCGCAAGCTGCTCATCGGCAAGCAGCAGGAGATCACCGCCACCTTCGCCGAGAAGCTGTTGATCTACGCCACCGGCCGCGGTGTGGAGTACACCGACCAGCCCGCGCTTAGAAAGCTACTGAGAGATGCCGCGA containing:
- a CDS encoding DUF1592 domain-containing protein, which encodes MRIAFVVILVSASVAFSQTPPAAPGAQYTATVNRYCVSCHNEKLRTASLSLEKLDVGDVAGHGEIWEKVIRKLRTGAMPPTGAPRPDKAMNDGLATYLETSLDRAAAANVNPGRAAAVHRLNRGEYANAVRDLLAVEVNALDLLPPDESTNGFDNNGEVLSVSPVLLERYMTAARRIARQAVGDEATKPYYETYLIDKSLRQEGRMGGGLPLGSRGGKAIRHYFPLDANYSIRVRMTRDYRDRIRGLQEPHQLDVRVDGKLIRSFTIGGEKHGRSASIFSTGGTGDPAQEHYELSADDQLQLLFPATTGAHTVAVAFAEADFEPEGPLQQINSRPESLERIPLGDYVAYKGGDPGVEEVIIGGPFSPRGIGSSPSREKIFTCLPSPRASQSRDREGAGVPPSSNNVPSDETCARQILSTLARRAYRRPLTAQDQETLLTFYRTGSKKADFEAGIQTALERILVGPEFLFRVYRDPAGIATGATYRLSDLDLASRLSFFLWSSIPDDTLLALAETGKLHDPAVLEQQTRRMLADRRARALVDNFAESWLYLRNLRSMKPDPDAFPEWDENLREAFHSETTLFVENLIREDRSVLELLSADYTFLNDRLARHYGIPNVYGSHFRKVSLSDSLLEGGRGGLLGQGSILTVTSYANRTSPVLRGKWVLENLLGSPPPPPPANVPSLVDKSKDGKLLTVRQRMEQHRANPACAGCHSRMDPLGFALENFDGLGKWRTVDSGATIDPSGVLPDGSKFAGPAGLRKLLIGKQQEITATFAEKLLIYATGRGVEYTDQPALRKLLRDAAKENFRFSSLVTGIVSSTPFQMRRAQ